A genomic stretch from Argiope bruennichi chromosome 2, qqArgBrue1.1, whole genome shotgun sequence includes:
- the LOC129962159 gene encoding uncharacterized protein slr1152-like, with protein sequence MNQNAGIQDVNLEQSCTQNAGIQDVNLEQSCAQNAGIQDVNLEQSCAQNAGIQDVNLDQSSAQNAGIQDVNLEQSCAQNAGIQDVNLEQSCAQNAGIQDVNLEQSCAQNAGIQDVNLEQSSAQNAALE encoded by the exons ATGAATCAAAATGCAGGTATCCAGGATGTAAATCTAGAGCAGTCATGTACTCAAAATGCAGGTATCCAGGATGTAAATCTAGAGCAGTCATGTGCTCAAAATGCAGGTATCCAGGATGTAAATCTAGAGCAGTCATGTGCTCAAAATGCAGGTATCCAGGATGTAAATTTAGATCAGTCAAGTGCTCAAAATGCAGGTATCCAGGATGTAAATCTAGAGCAGTCATGTGCTCAAAATGCAGGTATCCAGGATGTAAATCTAGAGCAGTCATGTGCTCAAAATGCAGGTATCCAGGATGTAAATCTAGAGCAGTCATGTGCTCAAAATGCAGGTATCCAGGATGTAAATCTAGAGCAGTCAAGTGCTCAAAATGCA gccTTAGAATAG